A region from the Tachysurus vachellii isolate PV-2020 chromosome 25, HZAU_Pvac_v1, whole genome shotgun sequence genome encodes:
- the si:ch211-140b10.6 gene encoding protein POLR1D-like — MAGKDDELEKRAVEELLKEANRGRVRAETMGPAGWMKCPLGSTNKRFLLNTLGPCAAEHPSRSPSAMLRRVKDSTEDGGRRSRQHHHHTEDRELSYKKDTKDRREHPHSYSQSSRHHDSSISQLASTGHALRHGSQSNRTRSRSPVREYPTTKRSSDRTRK, encoded by the exons ATGGCTGGGAAAGATGATGAACTGGAAAA ACGTGCAGTGGAGGAGCTGCTCAAGGAAGCCAATAGAGGCCGGGTGCGTGCAGAGACCATGGGTCCAGCCGGATG GATGAAGTGTCCTCTAGGAAGCACCAATAAACGCTTTCTGTTAAACACTCTGGGTCCATGTGCTGCTGAGCACCCATCCAGGAGTCCGTCAGCTATGCTGAGAAGAGTCAAAGACAGCACGGAAGACGGAGGTCGACGGTCACGTCAAcatcaccaccacactgagGACAGAGAACTCAGCTATAAAAAAGACACCAAAGACAGAAGAGAGCATCCTCATTCTTATTCTCAGTCTTCAAGGCACCATGATTCATCTATAAGTCAGTTAGCATCCACAGGCCACGCCCTCCGTCATGGCAGCCAATCAAATAGAACTCGATCCCGGTCACCCGTCAGAGAATACCCTACGACCAAAAGATCCTCTGACAGGACTCGGAAATGA